A window from Macaca thibetana thibetana isolate TM-01 chromosome 7, ASM2454274v1, whole genome shotgun sequence encodes these proteins:
- the C2CD4A gene encoding C2 calcium-dependent domain-containing protein 4A: MWCLERLRFGPECLRRSGDWLLPGRARRAKSRTTAACANVLTPDRIPEFCIPPRLVPRLALAAFRNSWVEEAETDEGAGRTDWDPRSQAALSLPHLPRVRTAYGFCVLLESPHTRRKESLLLGDAPAPRPRAHTYGIGGGGGPDALLGTLRYPRAQGPATPAAPGGPRPPQDAVAPRPRGCRLLRVPDGLLSRALRAGRSRRLARVRSVSSGNEDEERRAGSQFPARAPSASPPLCRVPFPERLGAEGTVALGRAGDALRLAAEYCPGTGRLRLRLLRAEGLAGGAPGPRAVRCLLSLVLRPPGTARQQCSIVVGRSRKASFDQDFCFDGLSEDEVRRLAVRVKAWDEGRGRERGRLLGQGELSLGALLLL; this comes from the coding sequence ATGTGGTGCCTGGAGCGACTCCGCTTCGGTCCTGAGTGCCTTCGGCGGAGTGGAGACTGGCTTCTCCCGGGTCGGGCGCGCAGAGCCAAGTCTCGTACCACCGCCGCGTGCGCAAACGTGCTCACTCCGGACCGCATCCCCGAGTTCTGCATCCCACCGCGGCTCGTGCCCCGCCTGGCCTTGGCTGCATTCCGGAATTCCTGGGTCGAAGAAGCAGAGACGGACGAGGGCGCCGGCCGCACGGACTGGGACCCGCGCTCGCAGGCCGCGTTGTCGCTGCCGCATCTGCCCCGTGTACGCACCGCCTACGGCTTCTGCGTGCTGCTCGAGAGCCCGCACACTCGCCGCAAGGAGTCGCTCCTGCTTGGGGACGCGCCCGCGCCCCGACCCCGGGCCCACACCTACGGCatcggcggcggcggcggcccggACGCCCTCCTGGGGACCCTGCGCTACCCGCGAGCTCAGGGCCCGGCCACCCCCGCGGCCCCCGGCGGTCCCCGTCCGCCCCAAGACGCGGTAGCCCCGCGGCCCCGCGGCTGCCGCCTCTTGCGTGTCCCCGACGGGCTGCTGAGCCGCGCGCTGCGGGCCGGGAGGAGTCGTCGCCTGGCCCGCGTCCGCTCCGTCTCCAGCGGGAACGAGGACGAGGAGCGCCGCGCGGGCTCCCAGTTCCCGGCCCGGGCCCCCTCCGCGAGCCCGCCGTTGTGCCGGGTCCCGTTTCCCGAGCGCCTAGGGGCCGAGGGCACCGTGGCTCTGGGACGCGCCGGCGACGCCCTGCGCCTGGCCGCTGAGTACTGTCCGGGAACCGGGCGCCTCCGTCTCCGGCTGCTCCGCGCCGAGGGCCTGGCGGGAGGCGCCCCCGGGCCCCGCGCCGTTCGCTGCCTCCTCAGCCTCGTCCTGCGGCCGCCGGGCACCGCGCGTCAGCAATGCAGCATTGTGGTGGGGCGCAGCCGCAAGGCCTCCTTTGACCAGGACTTCTGCTTCGACGGCCTCTCGGAGGACGAGGTGCGCCGCCTGGCTGTTCGCGTCAAGGCCTGGGACGAGGGCCGCGGCCGGGAGCGGGGCCGCCTGCTGGGCCAGGGTGAGCTGTCCCTGGGCGCCCTCCTGCTGCTCTGA